A window of Synergistaceae bacterium genomic DNA:
AACTGCGGGAACGGCCTGTCTACATACGATCCATATCGCTGATCGCCCCCGCAGGCTCGGATGGCGACTTGAGGCTGCGGATAGTATGCGGAAAGGGGACCTATATAAGAAGCATCGTTCGGGACATCGGCAGGATGGTTGGATGCGGCGCCCACACAATCGCCCTGACCAGAAAGAGAGTCGGCGACCTGACCCTCGACCGGGCCATTCCATTCGAGCTGTTGCAGGATGACGGAGCAGACATAATTCCACACATAATGCCGCTTTCACGCTTAGCGAAGAACTTCCACCGTTACGAGGCCGCTCAGGATGCGACAAGTCTTCTTCGCTCGGGCATTCCTGTCAGGTTGTCGATGCTCGGGCCGCCCCGGGCCGGGGACTTCGTCGCGGGAAACGGGACTATCGTCATGGGGGACGGGCTTTTCTGCTACGGGACCATCTCCGCGGACGGCCATTTCGTTCCTTCGGTCAACATACTCTTGGGGGGAAAGCCATGATCGTGGTGCTCGGGGCTTTCGACGGTTTTCATCGTGGACACGCCCTTCTGCTAGACAGGGCCCGTGCCCTCGCAGCCGAAAGAAACCCGGACAACTGGGGCGTCGTCACATTCACTCCCCACCCGGACAGGGTGATACTCGGAGACACGGTCAAATACCTGTTCACGGAGAGCGAACGAGACACGCTCGCCAGGTTCTTCGACATCCCCAATGTCGCAAGAATCCCGTTCGACAGGGAGCTCGCAGGGATGAGCCCCGCCGACTTCATAGCCGTGCTCGAGTCGCTTCTACCGGTATCCGGGATAGTGGTGGGGGAGGACTACCACTTTGGGCGAGGACGGAAGGGAGACGCCGACTTCCTGAGGGCCAGGGCATCGTCGAAAGGCTGGGCCTTCGAGATGGTGAGAACCCTGGAGACTGACGCCATGAAGATAAGCAGCAGCAGGGTAAAGACTCTCATAGTGGAAGGCGACGTGATCGAGGCCAGGAACTTGCTCGGATACCCGTTTTTTTTTACCGCCGATGTTGTGAAGGGAGACGGGCGAGGCCGCACTCTCGGATTCCCGACAGCCAACGTGCAATACCCGGAGGACAAGGTCGTCCCCTCGGAGGGGGTGTACGCCGCCTCCGTGTTCCTCGGGGAGAAATGGCTGCCCGGGGCCCTGAACATCGGGTTCAATCCGACATTTCTGAGCGGCTTGGAGTCGCCCCGGTTCGAGACCTATGTGCTGGATACCGACCGCACCTTTT
This region includes:
- the ribF gene encoding riboflavin biosynthesis protein RibF, whose protein sequence is MIVVLGAFDGFHRGHALLLDRARALAAERNPDNWGVVTFTPHPDRVILGDTVKYLFTESERDTLARFFDIPNVARIPFDRELAGMSPADFIAVLESLLPVSGIVVGEDYHFGRGRKGDADFLRARASSKGWAFEMVRTLETDAMKISSSRVKTLIVEGDVIEARNLLGYPFFFTADVVKGDGRGRTLGFPTANVQYPEDKVVPSEGVYAASVFLGEKWLPGALNIGFNPTFLSGLESPRFETYVLDTDRTFYGETISVFIEERIRPEIRFGSKTELKRRMKADADAAREIFDRARERDADVYGRLADALSGFQAPRT
- the truB gene encoding tRNA pseudouridine(55) synthase TruB, with the translated sequence MHSGLLLLNKPTGVRSAVCCAMVKRRLKNRFKVGHGGTLDSTAEGLLPILVGAATRTSDLVMSLVKEYEATMALGEERSTDDYSGEVLFSGEMPQDAAGLVRLLLPSFYGLRMQTPPSVSAVKVKGRRAHRLARSGESFQLRERPVYIRSISLIAPAGSDGDLRLRIVCGKGTYIRSIVRDIGRMVGCGAHTIALTRKRVGDLTLDRAIPFELLQDDGADIIPHIMPLSRLAKNFHRYEAAQDATSLLRSGIPVRLSMLGPPRAGDFVAGNGTIVMGDGLFCYGTISADGHFVPSVNILLGGKP